The sequence CATCCTGCTCGACAAATTGATGATAGCGGTCGCTTACTCCGCGACAACGTCTATGGCACGATGGACGAAGACGTCTGGCGGCGAGATTTCACTATTAATGCGCTCTACTATGATCCCAAACGCGATGTTGTTATTGATTATGTAGATGGGCGTGAAGATTTACAGGCTGCTCAAATTGCGTTAATTGGCGATCCTTGGGTTAGATATCGTGAAGATCCGGTGCGAATGATTCGTGCGGTGCGCTTTGCGGCAAAGCTTGGTTTTAATTTAGCGCCAAGCGCTGAGGCGCCGATTGCGGAGTTGGGCGGCTTACTAAAAGAAGTATCCAATGCACGCTTATTTGATGAGGTGCTAAAGCTATTTCATAGTGGTGCGGCGATATTGGTATTTGAAAAGCTGCGCCATTATGATTTGTTCAAACATCTGTTCCCGTTAACAGATGCGATTTTAGCCACTGAAAACGAGCATTTTCCCCGGCAGTTAGTGATTGAAGCGCTGCAAAGTACTGATCGACGTATTGCTGAGGATAAGCCGGTTAATCCTGCATTTTTGTTTGCTGCGATGCTTTGGGAGCCGATGATGCAAGCTCGGCAAGATTATTTGGATGATGGCTTGTCGCCTCAAGATGCGTTATTCGCTGCCGCAGGTGATGTGCTACATATTCAATGTTCGCACACCGCTGTACCGAAACGCTTTACTGCACAAGTTCGCGATATTTGGAATCTGCAGTTTAGATTGCATAAGCGATTTGGTGATCGAGCCGCTGCGTTAAGAGCCCATCCGCGTTTTAGGGCTGCTTATGATTTTATTGGCATTCGGGTTGCGGCCGGTGAGACTGAGCTTAAAGATTTATTTGATTGGTGGACAGACTACCAAGAAAAAGATCCACTTGAACAGATTCGTTTTGCTAATCAAATGGTTCGCGATGCCAAACCAGGGCGGCGCAAACGTTCTAATCGTAATTTTTACCGTAAAAAATCAGATCAGTCTGCTACCCATGACTAACCACACTAAGGTTATAGAACAGCCACCAACAGATAACTGGGTGCAGGTTTTTGTGGGCTTAGGCAGTAATTTAGGTGATTCGGAGCAGGTACTGCGGCAGGCCTGCTTTGAGATGATGCAGTGGTCCTCGGTTCGTAACCTGCAGGTCTCTAACTGGTATAGGTCTAGACCCCAGGGACCACAAGATCAGCCTGATTATGTTAATGGCGCATGTTGTTTTGAAACCCATCTAGCGCCTGAAGCCTTATTATCTGCTTTGCAGGCGCTTGAATTAGATTTGGGTAAGGTTAAGCGCCGTCATTGGGGCGAGCGTTTGGTAGATTTAGACATCATCTGTTATGGCCAGCTAAGTATGAAAACGGCTGATTTAACCTTACCGCATCCTATGGCAGCCAAGCGCGATTTTGTCTTGGTGCCGCTACTTGATTTAGCACCTGACCTGGTATTGCCCGGTTATGGCACGATTGAAGCCTGTTTAGCAAAACTGCCGGATACTTTTTTATATGCATCTGATACTTCAGACTCTAAGGTAATGGCATGAAAAAAACTTTGAAACAACTCTATAAAATGGCGGCGGCGCAAGAACCCATAGCTTGTTTGACGGCCTATGATGCGGCCTTTGCGCATTGGGCTGATACGGCGGGCGTGGATGTTATTTTGGTGGGTGATTCCTTGGGTATGGTGGTGCAAGGTCAGCGCACGACTTTGCCGGTTTCGCTTGAGGACATGGTTTATCACACGCAGATGGTACAGCGCGGTAATAAGCAGGCCTGGTGTATTGCTGATGTGCCTTTTATGGCCGATAAAAATCTAGACACGGTGATGGATGCGGCCGCGCAGCTTTTAAAAGTAGGCCAGGCCGATATGGTAAAGCTTGAGGGCGGTCAGCGCATCGTCTCTTATGTGCAGGCATTAGCTGAGCGTGGCGTACCGGTGTGTGGTCATTTAGGCTTGTTACCGCAATCGGTGTTAAAAAAGGGCTATCAGGTACAAGGTACTGACCCCGCGCAAGCGGCGCAGTTGTTAGCCGATGCCCAAGCGCTCGTAGCGGCGGGTATTGATTTATTGGTGCTTGAATGTGTGCCTAGTGAATTGGCAAAGCAGATTACTGCGGCCTTACCCATTCCGGTCATCGGTATTGGTGCGGGGGCTGTGGTTAATGGTCAAGTATTGGTGAGCTATGATGTGCTAGGTTTAACACCTGGAAGAGCGCCCAAATTCAGTCAAAACTTTTTGACTGGGCGTGATTCGATTTTGGCCGCTTTTGAGGCGTATGTGCAAGCGGTTAAAGATAAAACCTTTCCCACTGCAGACCATGAGGTAGGTTAATGCAAGTTGTACAGGATATTGCGGCGTTACGCGCGCAGTTGGCGCAGTGGCGTCAAGCTGGCAAAACCTGGGCCTTGGTGCCGACGATGGGTAATTTACATGCCGGTCATTTGAGCTTGGTATCACTGGCACAAAGCCATGTTGATTATGTTGTAGTGAGTATTTTTGTGAATCCGCTGCAATTTGGTGAAGGCGAAGATTTTGCCCAATATCCACGCACATTGGCAGCCGATTGTGATCAATTGCAAGCCCTAGGGTGCGATCTGGTGTTTAGTCCCTCAGCTAGCGAGCTTTATCCTACTGAAGGGCGGCAGAGTCGTGTGAGTGCTGATCCCTTATTGGCGTCGCGTTTTGAGGGCGCACTGCGTCCCGGTCATTTTGATGGTGTGGTGACGGTAGTGGCCAAGCTGTTTAATCTAGTGCAACCCCATGTGGCCGTATTTGGTCAAAAAGACTATCAGCAATGGCGGGTGATTCAAGCGATGGTGGCCGATTTAAATTGGCCGATTCAGCTGCTGAAAGGGCCGATTGCGCGTGATACTGATGACTTGGCACTCAGTTCAAGAAATCAATATTTGGATGCAACTCAGCGCCGTATCGCCCCGCAGTTATATCAAGTATTAAGCAAGCTGGCACAGGCTATCGTTGCAACCGAACACCCTATGATCAGTTGGCCAGGTGTCTGTGCAAAGGCACAGCAAGAACTCATTGTGGCGGGTTTTGATGAGGTGGATTATATTGCTTGGGTGGATCAACAAGATTTGACTGATGTGATGGATATCACTAAGCCGAGTGTATTGTTGGTGGTAGCCCGATTAGGCACCACCCGTTTATTAGATAATATCGAGATTATACCGCCGCTTTGAGCGGTGCAATGGTATTGCGAGTATGGGTGATCTTATTGTCCGCATCAACATAAACCAACATAGGTTTATATAAATCGGCTTCAGCCTCAGTCATTTGGGCATAGGTTGCAATAATCAATAAATCGCCTGGTGCCGCTTTATGTGCCGCCGCCCCATTGACCGAAATCGTGCCTGAGTGGGCTTCTGCACTAATAGCATAGGTGGTAAAGCGCTCGCCATTACGCACATTATAAATCTGAATCTGTTCGTATTCGCGAATACCCGCCGCGCTTAGTAAGGCGGCATCTATTGCACACGAGCCTTCATAATCTAGTTCGGCGTGTGTCGTGGTCACACGATGAATCTTTGATTTTAAAAGTTGAATTTGCATAGTGTTATGTGCCTGCCTGTAAAGGGGATCAAAAATAAATCGGCGCCCATTATACCTAATAGGGCGCCAATTACCAAATCATCAACCTATATCGCGTTGATTAACGCTGTGCTTAATCTAATACCTAGCCGGTATTGCGCATACCCGCTGCAATTGCGTTAATGCTGTTAAGAAGGGGTTTAAGCCAAACCTCTCGTTCTTGCTCAGTGACATTTTCGTCTTTGTAACGTTTTAGCAATACGATTTGGATATGATTAAGTGGATCCAAATAGGGGTTGCGGCGTTGTAAAGACAAGGCAATAGATGGGGTTTCAGCCATCAAGTAAGGATTGCCGCTCACCGATAATGAATAGTCAACGGTGCGGGTATGTTCTTCAGCAATCATGTTATAGATGTGCATGGCTTGCGCTCGATCACTGGCAATTTCACAATATTCTTTACCGGTAATTAATTGCGTTTTGTACAACGCCATTTGAATGTTACTCAATAATGCGCGGAAAAATGGCCATTGGTTATACATATCTAGCAGGCCTGCTTGACCATGGCGTTTCGCCCATTCATCTAGCGCATAGCCTGTGCCAAACCAAGCCGGGAAGGTTAAGCGTGCTTGTGCCCAACCGAATACCCACGGAATGGCGCGTATTGATGATTTAGACAAGTTACCTTTTTTACGATGCGAAGGTCTTGAGCCAATATTCAGTAACCCAATTTCATTAACTGGTGTAGCTTCATAAAACAGCTTAAAGAAACCTTCGGTATGATCGGTCAGTAGGCGGTAGGCCGACTCACCATCTTTGGCAAGTTGCTCCATGGTGTTTAGATGGGCCGGATTATCTTCTGCCACATCCGTAACCAAACAGAGTGATGCTTTCATTAGGCCAGTTACGCCCAAGGACAATTCATAGCTGGCTGTTTCAGAGTTGCTGTATTTGTATGACAATACTTCACCCTGCTCGGTAAATTTAATTTCACCGCGCACTGTCCCAGTCGGTTGTGACAAGATCGCCATATGGGTTGGACCGCCGCCGCGACCAATTGTGCCACCGCGGCCATGAAACAAACGACAGTCAATTTCAAACGCATCAGCCACTTTCATGATTTTTTGCTGCGCTTGATAAAGCGACCAAGCCGATGAAAGATTGCCGCCATCTTTGGCCGAATCAGAATAGCCCAACATGATTTCTTGTTGGTTGCCGCTGGCTTTTAATAACGCATGATAGGTTGCGTTGTTAAATAGGTTTTCGGTTACCGGAACGATGTGTTCTAAATCTTCAATGGTTTCAAACAGTGGGGTGATATGAATGTCACAATAGGGCTTGCCTGCGTTATAGCCTGCCAGGCCTGCTTGATGCGCTAAAAATAACACTTCCATGACATGACTGGCTTCATGAGTCATGGAGATGACATAGTTATTAAAGGCTTTAGGGCTGATTTCTTTGCGCAGTTCGCGTAGCACATTAAAGACTTCGAGCACTTCCACGGTCATCGGCTTCAATGCCAGATGCTGGGTATCAATAATGGTAGCTGAAGCAACATGCTTAGCAAGCAGAGCTAATTTGTCGTTTTCGTCTAAGGCATTGTAGTCAATATCAAGATGACTCAATAACTCGGCAACCGCCTCGGTATGCACAGTGGACTCTTGACGAATATCCAAGCGCATTAAATAAAAGCCAAAGGTTTCCACTAAGCGAATCAAGTCTTTTAAGGTGGCATTCGCTACACTATGATCCCCGTGATTACACAACGAATCATGGATTAAGTGTAAGTCAGCCAAAAACTCATCTTCTGAGCTATAAGCAAAGCGTGACGAAGACTGGGGTTGTTCATTGTTTAGTCGCGCTTCGATATAGGCCAAATTTTCTCTGATCCGACCACGCATCAAGTATAAGAAACGGCGATAGGGTTCATCTTTAAAGCGTTCTGCGCGTTTGTGAAAGACCTTTTCAAGCAAATCGGCATCGACAATCGTCGCACGATTGATCACGTCCTGGTGAATGTCACATATGTGGCGTGAATGCGTCAGCATTGCGCTTAGTTCAAGCAAGCGTTTTTCATACTCATAAAGTACGGAGCGAGATTGAAGGTAAATCGCTTCACGAGTGGTTTGATGGGTAACAAACGGGTTGCCATCTCGATCGCCGCCAATCCATGAACCAAAAGATAGAAAAGGTGGAACTTGGTGGGCAATATCGGGATAGTGACGGCTAAGGGCTCGCTCAAGATAGCGGTAAACCTGAGGCACTGATTGGAATAAGGACTGACGGAAGTAGTAGATACCGTTGCGAATTTCATCACTTACCGTTGGTTTTGACTGGCGAACCTCGTCAGTTTTCCAGAGTACCTGAATTTGGTAACGCAGCTTATCAATAACGTCTTGTTTGGTATAGCTGTTATTGTGTGTTTCTGCTTCATTGAGACCGTCTAGCGTCACGAAAATACGACGCAGGTTTTCCATAACTGCGCGGCGCTTGGATTCGGTCGGGTGGGCAG comes from Thiomicrospira aerophila AL3 and encodes:
- the pcnB gene encoding polynucleotide adenylyltransferase PcnB — translated: MIKRIFNAISRRLARITPEQTREVTGAEISGTNVQTYSGHQQGIHHRLIDKAALDTVFSLKRAGYEAYLVGGAVRDLMLGIEPKDFDIVTNASPDQVKQVFRHRCQLIGRRFRLAHVRYGRLIIEVATFRGGQDDNHPARQIDDSGRLLRDNVYGTMDEDVWRRDFTINALYYDPKRDVVIDYVDGREDLQAAQIALIGDPWVRYREDPVRMIRAVRFAAKLGFNLAPSAEAPIAELGGLLKEVSNARLFDEVLKLFHSGAAILVFEKLRHYDLFKHLFPLTDAILATENEHFPRQLVIEALQSTDRRIAEDKPVNPAFLFAAMLWEPMMQARQDYLDDGLSPQDALFAAAGDVLHIQCSHTAVPKRFTAQVRDIWNLQFRLHKRFGDRAAALRAHPRFRAAYDFIGIRVAAGETELKDLFDWWTDYQEKDPLEQIRFANQMVRDAKPGRRKRSNRNFYRKKSDQSATHD
- the folK gene encoding 2-amino-4-hydroxy-6-hydroxymethyldihydropteridine diphosphokinase, which codes for MTNHTKVIEQPPTDNWVQVFVGLGSNLGDSEQVLRQACFEMMQWSSVRNLQVSNWYRSRPQGPQDQPDYVNGACCFETHLAPEALLSALQALELDLGKVKRRHWGERLVDLDIICYGQLSMKTADLTLPHPMAAKRDFVLVPLLDLAPDLVLPGYGTIEACLAKLPDTFLYASDTSDSKVMA
- the panB gene encoding 3-methyl-2-oxobutanoate hydroxymethyltransferase, which gives rise to MKKTLKQLYKMAAAQEPIACLTAYDAAFAHWADTAGVDVILVGDSLGMVVQGQRTTLPVSLEDMVYHTQMVQRGNKQAWCIADVPFMADKNLDTVMDAAAQLLKVGQADMVKLEGGQRIVSYVQALAERGVPVCGHLGLLPQSVLKKGYQVQGTDPAQAAQLLADAQALVAAGIDLLVLECVPSELAKQITAALPIPVIGIGAGAVVNGQVLVSYDVLGLTPGRAPKFSQNFLTGRDSILAAFEAYVQAVKDKTFPTADHEVG
- the ppc gene encoding phosphoenolpyruvate carboxylase gives rise to the protein MNVSAQTESHDKQLRARVKLLGQLLGEVIESQVGRATLDAVEKLRRGYIQLRKQDDPELRQSLINFIEQQTPENLILIIRAFNIYFSLANLAEEEHQYHDRQSQLKSDGPLWMGSMLQTIGEFKEAGLSSDDVSKLLSRIKYIPVFTAHPTESKRRAVMENLRRIFVTLDGLNEAETHNNSYTKQDVIDKLRYQIQVLWKTDEVRQSKPTVSDEIRNGIYYFRQSLFQSVPQVYRYLERALSRHYPDIAHQVPPFLSFGSWIGGDRDGNPFVTHQTTREAIYLQSRSVLYEYEKRLLELSAMLTHSRHICDIHQDVINRATIVDADLLEKVFHKRAERFKDEPYRRFLYLMRGRIRENLAYIEARLNNEQPQSSSRFAYSSEDEFLADLHLIHDSLCNHGDHSVANATLKDLIRLVETFGFYLMRLDIRQESTVHTEAVAELLSHLDIDYNALDENDKLALLAKHVASATIIDTQHLALKPMTVEVLEVFNVLRELRKEISPKAFNNYVISMTHEASHVMEVLFLAHQAGLAGYNAGKPYCDIHITPLFETIEDLEHIVPVTENLFNNATYHALLKASGNQQEIMLGYSDSAKDGGNLSSAWSLYQAQQKIMKVADAFEIDCRLFHGRGGTIGRGGGPTHMAILSQPTGTVRGEIKFTEQGEVLSYKYSNSETASYELSLGVTGLMKASLCLVTDVAEDNPAHLNTMEQLAKDGESAYRLLTDHTEGFFKLFYEATPVNEIGLLNIGSRPSHRKKGNLSKSSIRAIPWVFGWAQARLTFPAWFGTGYALDEWAKRHGQAGLLDMYNQWPFFRALLSNIQMALYKTQLITGKEYCEIASDRAQAMHIYNMIAEEHTRTVDYSLSVSGNPYLMAETPSIALSLQRRNPYLDPLNHIQIVLLKRYKDENVTEQEREVWLKPLLNSINAIAAGMRNTG
- the panD gene encoding aspartate 1-decarboxylase; the protein is MQIQLLKSKIHRVTTTHAELDYEGSCAIDAALLSAAGIREYEQIQIYNVRNGERFTTYAISAEAHSGTISVNGAAAHKAAPGDLLIIATYAQMTEAEADLYKPMLVYVDADNKITHTRNTIAPLKAAV
- the panC gene encoding pantoate--beta-alanine ligase, whose translation is MQVVQDIAALRAQLAQWRQAGKTWALVPTMGNLHAGHLSLVSLAQSHVDYVVVSIFVNPLQFGEGEDFAQYPRTLAADCDQLQALGCDLVFSPSASELYPTEGRQSRVSADPLLASRFEGALRPGHFDGVVTVVAKLFNLVQPHVAVFGQKDYQQWRVIQAMVADLNWPIQLLKGPIARDTDDLALSSRNQYLDATQRRIAPQLYQVLSKLAQAIVATEHPMISWPGVCAKAQQELIVAGFDEVDYIAWVDQQDLTDVMDITKPSVLLVVARLGTTRLLDNIEIIPPL